The following coding sequences are from one Prochlorococcus sp. MIT 1314 window:
- a CDS encoding CHAT domain-containing protein → MIKSAKNIGFIFVLISITVLTGRFFLNSKNNFINTERTNIERRTIYEKLKPLLDKAKLASDQGDYLKVINILKQINQKINILNDSELQKNIYRGKNLNAIAQNYQAIGYFKEAEDSYLKAAKVYLDIPFKENSQYVLENYLYLSNLYSEIEDYDRGIATLLIANNLIEEQIGKKIPESYIIAGEIGELYLDKGEFLSAEVFIEAAIKGLEELNINHEMKSKYQLELADLYIRQKKYIESEKLLSQLIKKKYYKNPNIFIALSNVLLSQGKFNEAEKIALQLIKENKENYNLKSNPDYPYLVANIAYIYDYQKLFLKSQPYHLSLLNPDYDLSYLDNDFKISILNNVAHNLLSLGSYEEAERLLNFAIEANKIRFSDADEKYIKPLSNLSLLYYLQGRQDESNKYGYQALQKTFESMQKRVQELNILDRQNFISDSYQKFHLFPFAFIEKDSSYKNLAFFSRINYQGLLQDIESRQNRLKILDPEIKQLRNNLKLIESKLSSNKTLNYEKFRRELFSRKIELEKSLNVLLPKLNPIIYDAEDIASVIPKDSVLIEYQKYDSAKKEPFKNLKPKEKYLALILSPDGNISSFDLGSAEVIESMINAATKATKLKSNNALQKWREVSDLIIKPLTEEINQKDRLIISPDSALNKVAYSALGSPLSENLLNDDFQVNLITAGRDLLEINQANSHKSTMPIVIANPDFGKPKSNIRRFKNIKSDFYKRTETEILEYKLDLKGTSSQSWKLLPFSKLEGQDIKEIINAQLFMNEEAKASLIFENNISPKIIHIASHSFYHDAYYDSAIEDYNKNPLNRTGIVFAGANLNFENDNDDGFLTALEISRLDLRGTELFVVSGCESAMGDLRIGEGIYGLKRSIAVAGAQSSLLSLWNIRDDSTAIFMTSFYKRLKKGETKSEALYSTQRDFREGKIKSSNPELYDWSKPFYWAPFQLSGDWKSIEL, encoded by the coding sequence ATGATTAAAAGTGCAAAAAATATAGGCTTTATTTTCGTTTTAATTTCAATTACTGTTTTAACTGGAAGATTTTTTTTAAACTCTAAAAATAATTTTATAAATACTGAAAGAACCAATATTGAAAGAAGGACTATTTATGAAAAGCTTAAACCATTACTAGATAAAGCAAAATTAGCTTCTGATCAAGGCGATTATTTAAAGGTTATTAATATACTTAAACAAATAAACCAAAAAATTAATATTCTTAATGATTCAGAACTCCAAAAAAATATCTATAGAGGTAAAAACCTTAATGCTATAGCTCAAAATTATCAAGCTATTGGATATTTTAAAGAGGCTGAGGATTCTTATCTTAAAGCTGCAAAAGTTTATTTAGATATTCCTTTTAAAGAGAATTCTCAATATGTTTTAGAAAACTATTTATATTTATCTAATCTATATTCCGAAATAGAGGATTATGATAGAGGTATAGCAACTTTGCTGATCGCAAATAATTTAATAGAGGAACAAATTGGAAAAAAAATACCTGAAAGTTATATTATTGCTGGGGAAATTGGAGAATTATATTTAGATAAAGGTGAATTTCTAAGCGCAGAAGTTTTTATTGAAGCCGCGATAAAAGGTTTAGAGGAACTTAATATAAATCATGAAATGAAAAGTAAGTATCAACTTGAATTGGCAGATTTATATATAAGACAAAAAAAGTATATAGAGTCTGAAAAACTACTTAGCCAGTTAATCAAAAAAAAATACTATAAAAATCCAAATATTTTTATAGCATTATCAAATGTTTTATTGTCTCAAGGCAAATTTAATGAAGCTGAAAAAATTGCACTCCAGCTAATAAAAGAAAATAAAGAAAATTATAATCTTAAAAGTAATCCAGATTATCCATATCTAGTAGCAAATATTGCTTACATTTATGATTATCAAAAACTTTTTTTAAAATCTCAACCATATCACCTTAGCTTACTTAATCCTGATTATGATCTCTCATATTTAGATAATGATTTTAAAATATCAATATTGAACAATGTAGCTCATAATTTATTGAGTTTAGGATCCTATGAAGAAGCTGAACGTTTGCTTAATTTTGCAATTGAAGCTAACAAAATTAGATTCTCAGATGCGGATGAAAAATATATAAAGCCATTATCTAATCTTTCACTACTTTATTATCTTCAAGGAAGACAAGATGAATCAAATAAATATGGATATCAAGCTTTACAAAAGACTTTTGAATCTATGCAAAAAAGAGTCCAAGAATTGAATATTTTGGATAGACAAAATTTTATTTCTGATTCATATCAGAAATTTCATTTATTTCCTTTTGCATTTATTGAAAAAGATAGCTCTTATAAAAACTTGGCATTCTTTTCAAGAATAAATTATCAGGGTTTATTACAGGATATAGAAAGTAGACAAAATAGATTAAAAATTCTTGATCCTGAAATTAAGCAGTTAAGAAATAATCTAAAACTTATAGAAAGTAAATTATCTTCAAATAAAACCTTAAACTATGAAAAATTTAGAAGAGAACTATTCTCAAGGAAAATCGAACTTGAAAAATCTTTAAATGTATTATTACCTAAATTAAATCCAATAATTTATGACGCCGAGGATATAGCAAGTGTAATCCCAAAAGATTCTGTATTAATTGAATATCAAAAGTATGATAGTGCAAAAAAAGAACCTTTTAAGAATTTAAAACCCAAGGAAAAATATTTAGCTTTGATTCTTTCTCCTGATGGAAATATTTCATCTTTTGATTTGGGTTCTGCGGAAGTTATTGAATCAATGATAAATGCTGCAACTAAAGCTACTAAATTAAAATCAAATAATGCTTTGCAAAAATGGAGAGAAGTTAGTGATCTTATTATAAAACCTCTTACTGAAGAAATTAATCAAAAAGATAGATTAATCATTTCGCCTGATTCTGCCCTAAATAAAGTTGCATATTCTGCATTGGGATCACCTTTAAGCGAGAACTTATTAAATGATGATTTTCAAGTAAATTTAATTACCGCAGGTAGAGATTTATTGGAGATTAATCAAGCAAATTCTCATAAAAGTACTATGCCCATTGTTATTGCAAATCCTGATTTTGGAAAACCAAAGTCAAATATCAGGAGATTTAAAAATATAAAAAGCGATTTTTATAAAAGAACTGAAACCGAAATATTAGAGTATAAATTAGACCTAAAAGGTACCTCATCACAATCATGGAAACTTCTTCCTTTCTCCAAACTAGAGGGACAAGATATTAAAGAAATAATTAATGCACAACTTTTTATGAATGAAGAAGCAAAAGCTTCATTGATATTTGAAAATAATATTTCTCCAAAAATTATTCACATAGCAAGTCATTCTTTTTATCATGATGCTTATTATGATTCAGCAATTGAAGACTATAATAAAAATCCGCTTAATCGAACCGGAATAGTATTTGCAGGAGCAAATTTAAATTTTGAAAATGATAATGATGATGGATTTTTAACTGCGTTAGAAATTTCAAGACTTGATCTTAGAGGGACTGAATTATTTGTTGTATCCGGTTGTGAATCTGCAATGGGAGACTTAAGAATTGGAGAAGGTATTTATGGTTTAAAAAGATCTATTGCAGTAGCAGGGGCTCAATCAAGTTTGCTTTCTTTATGGAATATAAGAGATGATTCAACGGCGATATTTATGACTTCTTTTTATAAAAGACTTAAGAAAGG